The following proteins are encoded in a genomic region of Anaerolineales bacterium:
- a CDS encoding Asp23/Gls24 family envelope stress response protein: MADSMQPSSDEPVGTTTIAPGVLFTIARLTALGVPGVVALAPVPGVGRVMRRGGNVGALLEVRDQRVSVELHLILAANTSVRSVCRAVQAEVAEAIERMVGMPVERVDVHVQDIDFSTPPS, from the coding sequence ATGGCCGATAGCATGCAGCCCAGCAGCGATGAACCGGTCGGCACAACAACCATCGCCCCGGGCGTCCTGTTCACCATCGCCCGCCTGACGGCGCTAGGCGTCCCGGGCGTGGTGGCCCTGGCGCCGGTCCCGGGCGTGGGCCGGGTGATGCGACGCGGGGGAAACGTCGGCGCCCTGCTGGAGGTCCGCGACCAACGGGTCTCGGTCGAACTGCATTTGATCCTGGCAGCCAACACCAGCGTACGTTCCGTGTGCCGGGCGGTGCAGGCCGAGGTCGCCGAGGCCATCGAGCGCATGGTCGGGATGCCGGTCGAGCGGGTGGACGTGCATGTCCAGGACATCGACTTCAGCACCCCGCCCTCATAG
- the nusB gene encoding transcription antitermination factor NusB: MKRERRKARTLALQTLYEVDSVGHAAEAVIARHIDENSALGDEGVAFFRQLVLGTLQLSGALDRLIAESAPEWPVNELAVIERNILRLAIWEFAVSGQTPLKVAINEAVELAKLFGSDSAPRFVNGVLGTLADREDEIRRQVSLLVQD, from the coding sequence ATGAAACGCGAACGCAGGAAGGCGCGCACGCTGGCGCTGCAGACACTGTATGAGGTCGACAGCGTCGGGCACGCCGCCGAAGCCGTGATCGCCAGGCACATCGACGAAAACAGCGCCCTCGGGGACGAGGGCGTTGCCTTCTTCCGCCAACTGGTCCTCGGGACTCTGCAGCTGTCGGGCGCCCTCGACCGGCTGATCGCCGAGTCGGCGCCGGAGTGGCCGGTGAACGAGCTGGCCGTGATCGAGCGCAACATCCTGCGGCTGGCGATCTGGGAATTCGCGGTCTCCGGGCAAACCCCGCTGAAAGTCGCCATCAACGAGGCGGTCGAGCTGGCCAAGCTCTTTGGCTCGGACAGTGCGCCGCGCTTCGTCAACGGGGTTCTGGGGACCCTGGCCGATCGCGAAGACGAGATCCGGCGGCAGGTCA